One segment of Bradyrhizobium sp. WD16 DNA contains the following:
- a CDS encoding IS3 family transposase (programmed frameshift), translated as MKRRPRRNHSPAFKAKVALAAIKGDRTIVQLAEHFDVHPNQITAWKSQLEGSASEVFGSGGGAPAIPAIDVKSLHAKIGELTLENGFFRRRAHQGGIAERKAMIDREHDLSITKQAEVLKISRGSVYYLPRPVSPADLEIMQQIDRLHLEYPFAGSRMLRGLLALRGCKVGRRHVKTLMRRMGIEALYRRPRTTKPEPGHKIYPYLLHGMEITRPNQVWAMDITYIPMAHGFVYLAAVLDWATRRVLSWRLSITMEASFCVETLEDALARHGKPDIFNTDQGSQFTGAAFTGVLADNGIAISMDGKGAWRDNVFVERLWKSVKYEEVYLRAYETVGEARSSIGRYLDFYNGRRPHSSLDDRTPDQAYFDLPPLRAAA; from the exons ATGAAGAGACGACCCCGCCGGAACCACTCACCGGCCTTCAAGGCGAAGGTGGCTCTGGCCGCCATCAAGGGCGATCGGACGATCGTCCAACTGGCCGAGCATTTCGACGTTCACCCCAATCAGATCACCGCATGGAAATCGCAGCTCGAGGGCAGCGCGTCTGAGGTTTTCGGATCGGGAGGCGGAGCGCCGGCCATCCCCGCGATCGATGTGAAGTCGCTCCATGCCAAGATCGGGGAGCTGACGCTGGAGAACG GATTTTTTAGAAGGCGCGCTCACCAAGGCGGGATTGCTGAGCGCAAAGCGATGATCGACCGTGAGCACGATCTGTCGATCACCAAGCAGGCAGAGGTTTTGAAGATCAGCCGGGGCAGCGTTTATTATCTGCCCCGCCCAGTATCGCCCGCCGACCTCGAGATCATGCAACAGATCGATCGGCTGCACCTGGAATACCCCTTCGCCGGTTCGCGTATGTTGCGAGGCCTGCTGGCCTTGCGGGGGTGCAAGGTCGGCCGCCGGCATGTGAAGACGCTGATGCGGCGGATGGGGATAGAGGCGCTCTATCGCCGGCCGCGCACGACGAAGCCTGAACCCGGCCACAAGATCTATCCGTATCTGCTGCACGGCATGGAGATCACGCGACCGAACCAGGTCTGGGCCATGGACATCACCTATATCCCGATGGCCCACGGCTTCGTCTATCTCGCCGCCGTGCTCGATTGGGCGACGCGTCGTGTTCTGTCCTGGCGATTGTCGATTACGATGGAGGCGTCCTTCTGTGTCGAGACATTGGAGGATGCTCTCGCGCGTCACGGCAAGCCGGACATATTCAACACCGACCAGGGCTCGCAGTTCACTGGCGCGGCCTTCACCGGCGTGCTCGCCGATAACGGCATCGCCATCAGCATGGACGGCAAAGGAGCTTGGCGGGACAACGTGTTCGTTGAGAGGCTGTGGAAAAGCGTCAAATACGAGGAGGTCTATCTGCGAGCCTATGAGACCGTCGGCGAGGCGCGAAGCTCGATTGGTCGGTATCTCGACTTTTACAATGGCCGCCGCCCGCATTCGAGCCTTGACGACCGCACCCCGGATCAAGCCTACTTCGATCTTCCTCCGCTCCGCGCGGCGGCCTAA
- a CDS encoding FG-GAP-like repeat-containing protein: MALRVRKVRNFRLTGYSIAIVGAILLGPIAASAETMSLPGKLAVNSWGGATYSVPISIPPGSAGVVPALSLEYSNQTGNGLLGVGWSLGGLPTITRCPRTQAQDGVRGGVGFDSNDRFCLDGQRLVAVSGTYGADGAEYRTEIDSYSRIVSHGTAGTGPAWFEVRSKSGQTMEFGHTGDSQILAQGKTTARTWALNKLSDAKGNYLTVSYTNDAANGQYYPIEINYTGNAAAGIAPFNKVQFVYVSRSDVVPQYIGGSGFRTSVRLTNIRSYAAGALVYDYALSYEQSPSTQRSRLTSVRACGGDGSCLPATSFGWQGQATVPGAAGFAAGWGGYALTTGDFNGDGRTDLFVCPPSAGATCYLYYVNGSTLTQSSFTANWGGYQVFAADFNGDGRSDFFVCGSGSGDPCYVLYSTGSGFQGVQVLSWGGSQTVVADYDGDGRADLLMCPQWDTNCYMFISNGTGFTNTAFKAGWRGAQIVTADFNGDGKADIYVCPQASGATCYVYYADGAGLTLSSFTANWGGQHLSFGDFNGDGLADFFICPPAGGTCYVYYSTGTSFVAGSFTANWGGYVVTAGDFNNDTLTDLMACPPTNNGDVCHLYASTGAYFAPSNFAPAWYGYQMLFGDWGGVCAASLLVFPPGAGTVGQQYITSFLPELITSVSNGLATTAIMYSPLTSSDVYSKGSGATYPTLDISGGLNVVKRLDASNGVGGNYSSTYTYDGYKADLSGRGLLGFRQIAIKDLQTGVIETTNYRQDFPFAGIVSSSSKTLGIQTLSQSSNTFAFSNASGGTTVSPASAPYRVWLSQNVSSSKDLDGTTLPTVTTGYQYDGYGNPTQVSASTSDGFSKTTVNSYVNDTGNWFLGRLTGASVTSVAP; the protein is encoded by the coding sequence ATGGCGCTGCGGGTCCGGAAAGTGCGCAACTTCCGGTTGACGGGTTACTCGATTGCGATTGTTGGCGCGATACTGCTGGGGCCGATCGCCGCTTCGGCAGAGACGATGTCTTTGCCTGGCAAGTTAGCTGTGAATTCCTGGGGCGGCGCCACCTACAGTGTTCCTATCTCGATCCCTCCGGGATCGGCCGGTGTGGTGCCGGCATTATCGCTCGAATACAGTAATCAGACGGGCAACGGCCTGTTGGGGGTGGGGTGGTCTCTTGGTGGGCTGCCAACGATTACTCGCTGTCCGCGCACCCAGGCTCAAGACGGTGTCAGAGGCGGCGTCGGCTTCGATTCCAACGATCGCTTCTGTCTTGACGGCCAGCGGCTCGTAGCCGTGAGCGGAACATATGGCGCGGACGGCGCCGAGTATCGGACCGAAATCGATAGCTATTCGCGAATTGTTTCTCACGGCACAGCCGGAACGGGGCCGGCGTGGTTCGAGGTGCGCTCCAAGTCCGGCCAGACGATGGAGTTCGGCCATACTGGGGATTCCCAGATTCTGGCACAAGGCAAGACGACGGCGCGCACTTGGGCTCTCAATAAGCTTAGTGACGCGAAAGGCAATTACCTGACGGTCAGTTATACAAACGACGCGGCCAACGGCCAATACTATCCGATCGAGATCAACTATACGGGCAATGCTGCCGCTGGCATCGCCCCGTTCAACAAGGTGCAATTCGTCTACGTGTCGCGCTCGGACGTCGTGCCTCAATACATTGGCGGCTCTGGTTTCAGGACGTCCGTTCGTTTGACGAACATCCGGAGCTACGCCGCCGGCGCGCTCGTTTACGACTATGCGCTCTCGTACGAGCAGAGCCCGTCCACGCAGCGCAGTCGCTTGACGTCGGTTCGTGCATGCGGAGGCGACGGAAGCTGTCTGCCTGCGACGTCCTTTGGTTGGCAGGGGCAGGCGACGGTGCCGGGAGCGGCAGGTTTCGCGGCGGGCTGGGGCGGCTACGCGCTGACCACAGGCGATTTCAATGGTGATGGCCGGACGGATTTGTTCGTCTGTCCGCCAAGTGCAGGTGCGACGTGCTACTTGTATTATGTGAACGGTTCGACGCTCACGCAGTCGAGCTTCACCGCGAATTGGGGCGGATACCAGGTGTTTGCTGCCGACTTCAACGGTGACGGCAGGTCGGATTTTTTCGTATGCGGTAGCGGGAGTGGCGACCCCTGCTACGTTCTTTATTCGACCGGATCCGGATTTCAGGGCGTTCAGGTCCTCAGCTGGGGTGGGAGTCAGACCGTCGTCGCCGATTACGATGGTGACGGGCGCGCCGATCTTCTGATGTGTCCGCAGTGGGATACCAACTGCTACATGTTCATTTCAAATGGGACGGGGTTCACCAACACCGCCTTCAAGGCGGGCTGGAGGGGCGCCCAGATCGTCACCGCCGATTTCAATGGCGATGGCAAAGCCGACATCTACGTTTGTCCGCAGGCGTCGGGCGCAACCTGCTACGTCTACTATGCCGATGGGGCAGGGCTGACGCTATCAAGCTTCACTGCGAACTGGGGCGGCCAGCACCTTTCGTTCGGCGATTTCAACGGCGACGGCTTGGCCGATTTCTTCATTTGCCCGCCGGCGGGCGGCACCTGTTACGTTTACTACTCGACAGGTACCAGTTTCGTCGCGGGGAGCTTTACCGCGAACTGGGGAGGCTATGTCGTTACCGCCGGCGACTTCAATAACGATACGTTGACAGATCTCATGGCCTGTCCGCCGACGAACAACGGCGATGTCTGTCACTTGTATGCGTCGACTGGGGCGTACTTCGCGCCGTCAAACTTCGCTCCGGCCTGGTATGGATATCAGATGCTGTTCGGCGATTGGGGCGGCGTCTGTGCCGCAAGCCTCCTGGTGTTCCCGCCGGGAGCTGGGACCGTCGGGCAGCAGTACATCACCAGCTTCTTGCCTGAATTGATCACGTCGGTCAGCAATGGTCTGGCGACGACAGCGATCATGTATTCGCCGCTGACGTCCTCGGACGTTTACAGCAAGGGCTCAGGGGCGACGTACCCCACCTTGGACATCAGCGGTGGTCTCAATGTCGTCAAGCGGCTCGATGCGTCGAATGGCGTGGGCGGGAACTACAGTTCGACTTACACATATGACGGCTACAAGGCTGATTTGAGCGGCCGCGGTCTGCTTGGTTTTCGCCAGATCGCGATCAAGGACCTGCAGACGGGTGTCATCGAGACGACGAACTACCGCCAGGACTTTCCGTTCGCCGGCATCGTGAGTTCGTCGAGCAAAACGCTGGGCATTCAGACGTTGAGCCAGAGCAGCAATACGTTCGCGTTCAGCAATGCCAGCGGCGGCACGACGGTCAGCCCGGCCAGCGCGCCGTACCGCGTGTGGCTGTCGCAGAACGTCAGCAGCAGCAAGGATCTCGACGGCACGACGTTGCCGACAGTGACGACCGGCTACCAATACGATGGCTATGGCAATCCGACCCAGGTCTCGGCCTCGACGTCGGACGGCTTCAGCAAGACGACGGTCAACAGCTACGTCAACGACACCGGCAACTGGTTCCTCGGGCGATTGACCGGCGCGAGCGTGACCAGCGTGGCGCCGTAG